A region from the Petroclostridium xylanilyticum genome encodes:
- a CDS encoding transcription repressor NadR: MEPIARREKIIEILSKRQAAVSGSELALMLDVSRQVIVQDIALLRAGGTEIIATPQGYLLLGETSQRFRKTIASKHDKGSIRDELTTIVDEGGTVLDVIVEHSIYGQISGNIMVSSRREVDEFMNKINRSDIKPLSDLTGGIHLHTIQCKDEATMKRIEDVLLGKGYLLK; the protein is encoded by the coding sequence ATGGAACCGATAGCAAGAAGGGAAAAAATAATTGAGATATTATCAAAAAGACAAGCTGCTGTAAGTGGCTCAGAGCTGGCGTTAATGTTAGATGTAAGTCGCCAGGTGATTGTTCAAGATATTGCATTGTTGAGGGCTGGAGGTACCGAAATTATTGCTACGCCGCAGGGATATCTGCTTCTCGGAGAAACAAGCCAAAGATTCAGAAAAACAATCGCCAGCAAGCATGATAAAGGTAGTATAAGAGATGAGCTTACCACAATTGTAGATGAAGGTGGTACCGTATTGGACGTTATCGTTGAACATAGCATTTATGGCCAAATTTCAGGAAATATAATGGTAAGTTCAAGAAGAGAAGTAGATGAATTTATGAACAAAATTAATAGAAGCGACATCAAACCGTTAAGCGATTTAACAGGTGGAATTCATCTGCATACGATTCAGTGTAAAGATGAAGCTACGATGAAACGAATTGAAGATGTACTTTTAGGGAAAGGGTACTTGTTAAAATAA
- a CDS encoding accessory gene regulator B family protein, protein MRLVSSIAYKWALAVADKFNSNHKWKRFYYYWIRLILGTLLKMSIIFGIAYLLDVFWPTFYCAVTYGIVKIISGGMHYRPLGRSILLSVMLFITMGVVADTFNYIYKPFDDTLTKGPFIYTWVMFIFSALCAIVFVPVKVKHKVSFWNFRKWIYKILTIAFVGYAMYYSLQLLNLENAEEVINVHMPRVISIWTAIAFELATSIPFVYYGVTRLNQILNYK, encoded by the coding sequence ATGAGATTAGTAAGTTCCATAGCATATAAGTGGGCATTGGCTGTAGCAGATAAATTTAATAGCAATCATAAGTGGAAAAGGTTTTATTATTATTGGATCAGGTTAATACTAGGTACATTGCTAAAAATGTCAATTATTTTTGGTATTGCATATTTATTAGATGTTTTTTGGCCAACTTTTTATTGTGCCGTTACATACGGTATCGTCAAGATTATTTCAGGCGGCATGCATTATAGACCATTAGGCAGGTCAATATTGCTCTCAGTAATGTTATTTATTACAATGGGTGTCGTTGCGGATACATTTAATTATATATATAAACCATTTGATGATACTCTGACAAAAGGGCCATTTATTTATACCTGGGTAATGTTTATTTTTTCTGCATTATGTGCTATAGTATTTGTACCGGTTAAGGTAAAGCATAAAGTTTCATTTTGGAACTTTAGAAAATGGATTTATAAGATATTAACAATTGCTTTTGTAGGATATGCAATGTACTATTCTTTGCAGTTATTAAATCTGGAAAATGCAGAAGAAGTTATTAACGTTCATATGCCGCGTGTAATATCTATATGGACAGCAATCGCGTTTGAACTTGCTACTTCAATTCCGTTCGTATATTATGGTGTAACAAGGTTGAACCAGATACTTAACTATAAATAA